The following proteins are encoded in a genomic region of Dokdonia donghaensis DSW-1:
- a CDS encoding peroxiredoxin — protein MTLVGKKFPNLPVDAMDEMGDTFKINILEKAKEEGKKIILFWYPKDFTFVCPTELHAFEAAKQAFADRNTIVIGASCDTPEVHFAWLNTAKDNGGIEGVTYPILADSNRNLANQLGILDVTNERFDEETGTVLVDGDNVTYRATYLIDEEGTVFHEGVNHMPLGRNVSEFLRLVDAYTHVQEKGEVCPANWEDGKEAMNANRDGVASYLAAHAN, from the coding sequence ATGACACTAGTTGGAAAAAAATTCCCAAACCTTCCCGTAGATGCAATGGATGAAATGGGGGATACTTTTAAGATCAACATCTTAGAAAAAGCAAAAGAAGAAGGAAAGAAAATCATTCTTTTCTGGTACCCAAAAGATTTTACATTTGTTTGTCCTACAGAGCTTCACGCTTTTGAAGCAGCAAAGCAAGCATTTGCAGACCGTAATACAATCGTAATAGGTGCATCTTGTGATACTCCAGAAGTACATTTTGCGTGGTTAAACACTGCAAAAGATAACGGAGGTATAGAAGGTGTAACATACCCTATACTTGCAGACTCTAACCGCAACCTTGCAAACCAGTTAGGTATTCTTGACGTGACTAACGAGCGTTTTGATGAAGAGACTGGAACTGTACTTGTAGATGGTGACAATGTAACTTACAGAGCGACTTACCTTATTGATGAAGAGGGTACTGTTTTTCACGAAGGTGTAAACCATATGCCACTGGGTCGTAACGTATCTGAGTTTTTAAGACTTGTAGATGCATACACGCACGTACAAGAAAAAGGAGAAGTTTGTCCTGCAAACTGGGAAGATGGTAAAGAAGCGATGAACGCAAACCGTGATGGTGTAGCTAGCTACCTTGCTGCTCACGCAAACTAA
- a CDS encoding thioredoxin family protein — MIQELDQDNLNQIVAENETVVVQYSATWCGNCRIMKPKFKKLASENENVKFVIVDAEKNPESRKMATVDNLPTFATFTKGSFTNQVQTNKFDVLKDLVNEVTSN; from the coding sequence ATGATTCAAGAATTAGATCAAGATAATCTTAACCAGATTGTTGCCGAAAATGAGACCGTTGTCGTACAATACAGTGCTACCTGGTGTGGTAACTGTCGTATTATGAAGCCTAAGTTCAAGAAACTAGCTTCAGAAAACGAAAACGTAAAGTTTGTTATTGTAGATGCAGAGAAGAATCCTGAGTCACGTAAAATGGCTACAGTAGATAACCTTCCTACATTTGCAACGTTTACAAAGGGATCATTTACTAATCAAGTACAGACTAACAAATTTGATGTACTTAAAGACCTTGTAAATGAAGTTACCAGTAATTAA
- a CDS encoding DUF6952 family protein, whose amino-acid sequence MKLPVIKHLVGFIEENDQDFLIETVETLEHLTEVPSLKDEELDVIGELISNMYGALEVHKDMRSGTAKKEALNGFMKRVMGSIDN is encoded by the coding sequence ATGAAGTTACCAGTAATTAAGCACCTCGTAGGTTTTATAGAAGAAAACGATCAAGATTTTCTTATTGAAACGGTAGAGACACTTGAGCACCTTACAGAAGTTCCTTCTCTTAAAGATGAAGAGCTAGACGTTATAGGTGAACTTATCTCAAATATGTATGGAGCGCTAGAAGTGCATAAAGATATGCGTAGCGGTACCGCAAAAAAAGAGGCTCTTAACGGCTTTATGAAACGTGTAATGGGGTCTATAGATAACTAA
- the tpx gene encoding thiol peroxidase, which yields MATITLGGNATQTVGELPKVGTAAPDFTLSKNDLSPASLSDYKGKRVVLNIFPSVDTGVCAQSVRTFNEKVSSAENTEVLCISRDLPFAQARFCAAEGLDNVHTLSDFKTGKFGEDYGVTIADGGFDGLHSRAVVVLNEEGQVVYTEQVPEVGQEPNYEGAMNALK from the coding sequence ATGGCAACAATAACACTAGGCGGCAACGCAACACAAACTGTAGGCGAACTTCCAAAAGTAGGAACAGCAGCTCCAGATTTTACATTATCAAAAAACGATCTTTCTCCAGCAAGCTTATCAGACTATAAAGGGAAGCGTGTGGTACTTAACATCTTTCCATCTGTGGACACAGGTGTATGTGCACAATCTGTACGTACGTTTAATGAAAAAGTTTCTAGCGCAGAAAATACGGAGGTGCTTTGTATCTCTCGTGACTTACCATTTGCTCAAGCACGTTTTTGTGCAGCAGAGGGTCTAGATAATGTACACACCTTATCTGATTTTAAAACAGGAAAGTTTGGTGAAGACTATGGAGTTACTATCGCAGATGGTGGTTTTGACGGCTTACACTCAAGAGCCGTAGTTGTTCTTAATGAAGAAGGGCAAGTAGTTTATACAGAGCAAGTTCCAGAAGTAGGTCAAGAGCCTAACTATGAAGGTGCAATGAACGCTCTTAAATAA
- a CDS encoding diacylglycerol kinase family protein: protein MKYSLQGGIQLIRSEASIQVQFGVAILITIAGFYYNISRTEWIAQTLCIGLVMTAEGLNTAIEGIADFIHPDFHEKIGRIKDIAAGAVGIAALIAVIIAGIIYIPRIF, encoded by the coding sequence ATGAAATACTCGCTACAAGGCGGTATACAACTCATACGCTCTGAGGCAAGCATACAGGTACAATTTGGTGTGGCTATACTTATTACCATTGCTGGTTTTTATTACAACATAAGCCGTACAGAGTGGATTGCTCAAACCCTATGCATAGGCTTGGTTATGACTGCAGAAGGACTTAATACCGCGATAGAAGGTATTGCAGATTTTATACACCCAGATTTTCACGAAAAAATAGGCCGCATTAAAGATATTGCTGCAGGTGCTGTAGGTATCGCTGCTTTAATAGCTGTTATAATTGCCGGAATTATCTACATCCCTAGAATTTTTTAA
- a CDS encoding FtsK/SpoIIIE family DNA translocase, which yields MAKKKTTAKKTKPKTPRKPISFKLSRQQQIILGSFLFFLGLALLFSFISYLFTWKADQSLLQTGTREDNASNWLSLVGARISHFFVYKGFGIPALTIAVLTALTGVYYFFDYAKGALKKFWFWGILLMLWLAVFLGFFSNSNDILGGTVGYEINDFLQDYLGLTGAIIVMTFLAIIYLVLRLRLTPERVSTYFKEKKNALAGEFVSDATPEPVIVDNSSTYEAQEILKGSTTGGDETAFAKAETETPPTTTSTFEQNVQNLQPTLTKKTPEVESSFEVTQAPEEEEVIPTPETVVEVEVEKPVEEEELTDNLSSKLVEDFGEFDPTLELAKFKFPPIDLLKDYTNGQGITINQEELEENKNRIVETLNNYKIGISNIKATVGPTVTLYEIVPEAGVRISKIKNLEDDIALSLSALGIRIIAPIPGRGTIGIEVPNKNPRIVSMRSAVASKKFQEAEMELPLTLGKTISNETFVVDLAKMPHLLMAGATGQGKSVGLNAILTSLLYKKHPAEVKFVLVDPKKVELTLFNKIERHYLAKLPDTEEAIITDNSKVINTLNSMCIEMDARYDLLKNAMCRNIKEYNAKFKARKLNPENGHKFLPYIVLVVDEFADLIMTSGKEVETPIARLAQLARAIGIHLIIATQRPSVNVITGIIKANFPARIAFRVTSKIDSRTILDTSGADQLIGRGDMLYTQGNDVVRIQCAFVDTPEVERIVEYIGNQKAYPDAHLLPEYVGEESGTSLDIDASDRDALFRDAAEVLVIAQQGSASLLQRKLKLGYNRAGRIIDQLEAAGVVGPFEGSKARQVLVPDMMALDQLLNNE from the coding sequence ATGGCAAAAAAGAAAACCACGGCAAAAAAAACCAAACCTAAAACCCCTAGAAAACCTATTTCCTTTAAACTGTCGCGCCAGCAACAGATTATACTTGGGAGTTTTCTATTCTTTTTAGGCCTTGCCCTACTCTTTTCTTTTATCTCGTATCTCTTTACCTGGAAAGCAGACCAGAGCCTGCTACAAACAGGCACCAGAGAAGATAACGCCTCTAACTGGCTCTCGCTAGTAGGAGCTCGCATAAGTCACTTCTTTGTATACAAAGGTTTTGGTATCCCTGCACTCACCATCGCCGTACTTACCGCACTAACAGGTGTGTATTACTTTTTTGATTATGCAAAAGGTGCACTTAAGAAATTTTGGTTTTGGGGTATCCTTTTAATGTTATGGCTTGCTGTATTTCTAGGCTTTTTTAGTAACAGTAATGACATACTAGGTGGTACAGTAGGTTATGAAATAAACGATTTTTTACAAGACTACCTAGGGCTTACAGGTGCCATTATCGTGATGACTTTCCTCGCGATTATTTACCTCGTGCTACGTTTACGACTTACACCAGAGCGTGTGAGCACCTATTTTAAAGAAAAGAAAAATGCCCTTGCAGGCGAGTTTGTTTCAGATGCGACTCCAGAGCCTGTTATTGTAGATAACTCATCTACTTATGAGGCACAAGAAATCCTTAAGGGAAGTACTACTGGTGGAGATGAGACCGCTTTCGCGAAAGCGGAAACAGAAACACCTCCTACAACCACCTCAACATTTGAACAAAATGTACAAAACTTGCAACCTACACTTACTAAAAAGACACCTGAGGTAGAAAGCAGCTTTGAAGTTACCCAAGCTCCAGAAGAGGAAGAAGTTATCCCTACCCCAGAAACTGTAGTCGAGGTAGAGGTCGAAAAACCAGTCGAAGAAGAAGAACTTACAGATAACCTGAGTTCAAAGCTGGTAGAAGATTTTGGTGAATTTGACCCTACGCTAGAGTTGGCAAAATTTAAATTTCCACCTATAGACTTATTAAAAGACTACACAAACGGACAGGGAATTACCATTAATCAAGAAGAACTTGAAGAGAATAAAAACCGTATTGTAGAAACGCTCAACAACTACAAAATAGGAATCTCAAACATAAAAGCAACCGTAGGTCCTACCGTAACTTTATACGAGATTGTACCAGAAGCGGGTGTACGTATTTCAAAAATTAAGAATCTAGAAGATGATATTGCACTATCACTAAGTGCACTTGGTATACGTATCATTGCTCCTATCCCTGGTCGCGGTACGATAGGTATTGAGGTTCCTAATAAGAATCCTCGTATTGTAAGTATGCGCTCTGCGGTGGCTAGTAAGAAGTTTCAAGAAGCAGAGATGGAGTTGCCACTTACACTAGGTAAAACCATCTCAAACGAGACTTTTGTGGTAGATCTTGCAAAGATGCCTCACCTACTTATGGCAGGTGCTACGGGACAAGGTAAGTCTGTAGGTCTTAATGCAATCCTTACCTCATTGCTATATAAAAAACACCCTGCCGAGGTAAAGTTTGTACTGGTAGATCCAAAAAAGGTGGAGCTTACTTTATTTAATAAAATAGAACGACACTATCTCGCAAAACTTCCAGATACAGAAGAGGCTATTATCACAGATAACTCAAAGGTGATTAACACACTCAACTCTATGTGTATAGAGATGGATGCTAGATATGACCTTCTCAAAAATGCAATGTGCCGTAATATTAAGGAGTACAATGCAAAGTTTAAGGCAAGAAAACTCAATCCAGAAAACGGCCACAAATTTTTACCATACATTGTACTGGTAGTAGACGAGTTTGCAGATTTAATTATGACTTCTGGTAAGGAAGTAGAGACTCCTATTGCCCGTCTTGCACAGCTTGCTCGTGCCATTGGGATACACCTTATAATCGCAACACAACGTCCTTCTGTAAATGTTATTACAGGTATTATTAAGGCAAACTTCCCAGCGCGTATCGCCTTTAGAGTAACTTCAAAAATTGATAGTCGCACCATACTTGACACCTCTGGAGCAGACCAGCTTATAGGTCGTGGGGATATGTTATACACTCAGGGTAATGATGTTGTGCGTATACAATGTGCTTTTGTAGACACTCCAGAAGTAGAGCGCATTGTAGAGTATATAGGTAATCAAAAAGCATATCCAGATGCGCACTTACTGCCAGAGTATGTAGGTGAAGAGAGTGGCACAAGTCTTGATATAGATGCATCAGATAGAGATGCACTTTTTCGTGATGCTGCCGAAGTTTTGGTCATAGCTCAACAAGGTAGTGCCTCACTATTGCAACGTAAACTTAAATTAGGATATAATCGAGCAGGTAGAATCATAGATCAACTAGAAGCTGCAGGTGTGGTAGGACCTTTTGAAGGTAGTAAAGCACGACAGGTTCTAGTTCCAGATATGATGGCTCTCGATCAACTCCTTAACAATGAATAA
- a CDS encoding LolA family protein, which translates to MKKRLFFWLAPILFKKVLVPVAVKGYRKFAKRAMPVVLLLFMTAFAKAQSVQTLLKEVDTKVKSYDNIAIDFKYALSNEAEGVNQETKGNVVMAGDNYKLSLMGTTQLFDGTNVYTIVPEDEEVTISAMSDQDENAITPSKMLSFFNEGYTQKMDIKQKVNGREIQFVKLTPMDSNSDVKYTLLGVDAQTKHIHKLIITQNNGTKVTITVNSFKTNQPLAKSTFTFDKSKYTDYYINKL; encoded by the coding sequence ATGAAGAAGAGATTATTTTTTTGGCTGGCACCTATACTATTTAAGAAGGTCTTAGTTCCAGTCGCAGTAAAAGGGTACAGAAAATTTGCAAAGCGTGCAATGCCAGTGGTATTGTTGTTATTTATGACCGCTTTCGCTAAAGCGCAATCTGTACAAACACTCCTTAAAGAGGTGGACACTAAAGTTAAGAGCTACGATAACATAGCAATAGACTTTAAATATGCCCTTAGCAATGAAGCCGAAGGTGTAAATCAAGAGACTAAAGGTAACGTAGTAATGGCAGGTGATAATTACAAGTTGTCACTTATGGGTACGACACAATTATTTGACGGGACAAACGTCTATACCATTGTACCAGAAGATGAAGAGGTAACCATAAGCGCGATGAGTGATCAAGATGAAAATGCAATCACACCGTCTAAGATGCTTTCTTTCTTTAATGAAGGATACACGCAAAAGATGGATATCAAGCAAAAAGTAAATGGTAGAGAGATACAATTTGTAAAACTCACACCTATGGATTCTAATAGTGATGTGAAGTATACTTTACTGGGTGTAGATGCACAAACTAAGCACATACACAAACTTATTATTACCCAAAACAATGGTACTAAAGTGACAATAACGGTTAACTCTTTTAAGACTAACCAGCCACTTGCAAAGAGTACTTTTACTTTTGACAAGAGTAAATACACAGACTATTACATTAATAAATTATAA
- a CDS encoding LptF/LptG family permease: MKILDRYIFFTFVKTFLSIFTILMFIFVLQSVWLYIQELAGRDLDFNVILKFLLFAMPSLVTLVLPLSVLLTSIMTFGNFAENYEFAAMKSTGISLQRAMKSLIFFIVFLAIASFLFANYVIPASQVEFRNLRNNIGKMKPAMLIRSGQFNEIGDDFNMRVAEKYGDRDQYLRDVVIHQKEKGRLGNYTVIVAKEGELISSIDSPTLSLQLKEGNYYTEVQKKKTKEKLKEPFAKSYFETYTLNIDLSALDSEDLDARDINNTYQMMDIVLLDSSITALSKRFVEDRAKFTDKYVSRVKPPTVDTLYQSNVEQQSAEIKEAILDNYEIKDRVRILEIAKSNISNTIADIENRKKVLQVDVKRLSKFEISLHEKYVLGFSCILLFFVGAPLGAIIRKGGLGLPIVIGVVLFLTFHFIGIFAKNSAEDNSISPFIASWLSTFILFPLGVYLTYRATTDQGIFDVDIMPKFIKKLFARPKKKAINIDALDLSYSISDEQEKMLDSLSSNQLKDIVKNYKESGHSTDVRKAAISRLGKLGITLENLKTQGYFTDNL; encoded by the coding sequence ATGAAAATACTTGACCGCTATATCTTCTTTACGTTTGTAAAAACGTTTTTGAGCATCTTTACCATATTGATGTTCATTTTTGTTTTACAAAGTGTCTGGTTATATATACAAGAACTCGCAGGTAGAGATCTGGACTTTAATGTGATACTAAAGTTTTTACTCTTTGCAATGCCTAGCCTTGTAACGCTCGTACTACCTCTTTCTGTACTACTTACGAGTATAATGACCTTTGGAAACTTTGCCGAAAACTATGAGTTTGCTGCAATGAAGTCTACTGGAATCTCATTACAGCGGGCAATGAAGAGTCTCATTTTCTTCATTGTATTTTTAGCAATTGCTTCTTTCTTATTTGCAAATTATGTAATCCCCGCATCACAGGTTGAGTTTAGAAACCTACGTAATAATATAGGTAAAATGAAACCTGCTATGCTTATACGCAGTGGCCAGTTTAATGAAATAGGTGATGACTTTAATATGCGCGTGGCAGAGAAGTATGGTGATAGGGATCAATATCTCAGAGATGTTGTCATACATCAAAAGGAAAAAGGACGACTAGGTAACTATACAGTTATCGTTGCAAAAGAAGGAGAACTTATAAGTTCTATAGACTCCCCTACCCTCTCACTACAACTTAAGGAAGGTAACTACTACACAGAAGTACAAAAGAAGAAAACAAAAGAAAAACTCAAAGAGCCTTTTGCAAAGAGTTATTTTGAGACATACACGCTCAACATAGACCTAAGCGCACTAGACAGTGAAGATCTAGATGCTAGAGATATAAATAACACCTACCAGATGATGGATATTGTACTACTAGATTCTAGTATTACAGCCTTATCTAAAAGATTTGTAGAAGACAGAGCAAAATTTACAGACAAGTATGTGAGTCGTGTAAAACCACCTACTGTAGACACCCTTTACCAAAGTAACGTCGAGCAGCAAAGTGCTGAGATAAAAGAAGCTATATTAGACAACTACGAGATTAAAGATCGCGTGCGTATTTTAGAAATTGCAAAGTCTAATATAAGCAATACCATTGCAGATATAGAAAACAGAAAAAAGGTACTACAGGTAGATGTAAAACGCTTAAGTAAGTTTGAGATTTCTTTACACGAGAAGTATGTGCTAGGCTTTAGTTGTATTCTTCTCTTTTTTGTGGGAGCTCCGCTAGGCGCTATTATACGTAAAGGTGGACTAGGCTTGCCTATTGTAATAGGTGTGGTGCTCTTTCTTACCTTTCACTTCATAGGTATTTTTGCGAAAAATAGCGCAGAAGATAACTCAATAAGTCCGTTTATTGCGAGCTGGTTAAGTACCTTTATTTTATTTCCGCTGGGCGTGTATCTCACCTACAGGGCTACGACAGACCAAGGCATCTTTGATGTAGATATTATGCCTAAGTTTATTAAAAAACTATTTGCAAGACCTAAGAAGAAAGCCATCAATATTGACGCCCTAGACTTGAGCTACTCAATAAGTGATGAACAAGAAAAAATGCTAGACAGCCTTTCTTCAAACCAGCTCAAAGACATTGTAAAAAACTATAAAGAATCTGGACACTCTACAGATGTGCGCAAGGCTGCTATCTCAAGACTAGGCAAACTAGGGATTACCTTAGAAAATTTAAAAACACAAGGGTATTTTACTGATAACCTATAA
- the ribB gene encoding 3,4-dihydroxy-2-butanone-4-phosphate synthase — MTAPRTIQLHTIEEAIEDIKNGKVIIVVDDEDRENEGDFVAAAETVTPEMINFMATHGRGLICAPITEDRCEELQLNMMVTSNTDPMETAFTISVDLKGQGVTTGISASDRAKTVQALIDPHTKPYDLSRPGHIFPLKAKEGGVLRRTGHTEAAIDFARLAGFKPAGAIVEIMNEDGTMARLPQLMEVAEKFDLKIVSIEDLVAYRMNHDSLIDKKEDFEIKTRFGDFRLRAYEQTTNDTVHIALTKGGWEDDEPVLVRVNSTQINNDLLGTLTNNPDAKLDDMFKAVNEAGKGAIVFINQENASANLLGRLSELKNIQKDGVMKAPNIVMDSKDFGIGAQILHDLRISKVKLMTNSEGLKRIGIVGYGLEIVERVGY; from the coding sequence ATGACAGCACCTAGAACGATACAACTACACACTATAGAAGAAGCCATTGAAGACATAAAAAATGGCAAAGTTATTATAGTTGTAGATGATGAAGACCGAGAAAATGAAGGAGACTTTGTAGCGGCAGCAGAGACAGTAACACCAGAGATGATTAACTTTATGGCTACGCACGGGCGTGGTCTTATCTGTGCTCCTATTACTGAGGATCGTTGTGAAGAGTTGCAACTCAATATGATGGTAACGAGCAACACAGACCCTATGGAGACGGCCTTTACCATCTCTGTAGATTTAAAAGGTCAAGGGGTAACCACCGGTATATCTGCCTCAGACAGGGCAAAAACCGTACAAGCACTTATAGACCCGCACACTAAACCTTATGATTTAAGTAGACCGGGACACATTTTTCCGCTTAAGGCAAAAGAAGGTGGTGTACTGCGTCGCACAGGTCACACAGAAGCCGCAATAGATTTTGCTAGACTTGCTGGTTTTAAACCTGCAGGAGCCATCGTAGAGATTATGAATGAGGATGGTACAATGGCACGACTCCCACAACTTATGGAGGTGGCAGAAAAGTTTGACCTCAAAATTGTTTCTATAGAAGATCTAGTGGCCTACCGTATGAACCACGATAGCCTTATAGACAAGAAAGAAGACTTTGAGATAAAAACTCGTTTTGGAGATTTTAGACTTCGCGCTTATGAGCAAACCACAAATGACACTGTGCATATCGCACTTACAAAAGGTGGATGGGAAGATGATGAACCAGTACTAGTGCGTGTAAACTCTACTCAAATTAACAACGACCTACTAGGCACGCTTACCAATAATCCAGATGCCAAACTAGACGATATGTTTAAAGCCGTAAATGAGGCTGGCAAAGGAGCTATAGTTTTTATAAATCAAGAAAATGCATCGGCAAATTTATTGGGACGATTAAGTGAGCTCAAAAACATTCAAAAAGATGGAGTAATGAAAGCTCCTAATATTGTTATGGACTCAAAAGACTTTGGTATAGGTGCACAGATTTTACACGATCTACGCATTTCTAAAGTAAAACTTATGACTAACAGCGAGGGACTTAAACGTATCGGTATCGTAGGCTACGGTCTTGAGATTGTAGAACGCGTAGGGTACTAA
- a CDS encoding glutaminyl-peptide cyclotransferase → MTAKAKHLILFILPLLLIGCSDTGSLDGNYTITTDAQKNAIKNGGEITISLKAKKNIAFDSVSYAFDGKRIGSSKGLEGVTTTLSSQKLGQRELSATIYAGGESTTTTQKLNILHTKAPKVYGYKIINRYPHQTDAYTQGLEFVGDTLYESNGSYGESNLRKVDYKTGKVLKEEKLDKAYFAEGMTIIGDNIYQLTWKGNTGFIYDRNTFETTGTFTYNKSREGWGLANDGKVIYKSDGTSKIWTLDPSNLSEQSYIEPTDNTKVTSKLNELEWVNGKIYANNYQVDLISIIDPTTGALEGLIDLRTLKNEVQKLTDPANEVLNGIAYKANEGRLFVTGKHWNTLFEIEIVEK, encoded by the coding sequence ATGACAGCAAAAGCTAAGCACCTCATTCTATTCATATTACCGCTACTTTTAATCGGTTGTAGCGACACAGGTTCTCTAGATGGAAACTATACTATTACTACAGATGCACAAAAAAATGCTATCAAAAATGGTGGAGAAATAACCATCTCGCTTAAAGCGAAAAAAAATATCGCATTTGACTCTGTTTCATACGCCTTTGACGGGAAGCGCATAGGTTCAAGTAAAGGTCTTGAGGGTGTCACCACTACCCTATCTTCTCAAAAACTTGGGCAACGCGAGTTGAGCGCTACTATTTATGCCGGAGGAGAAAGTACGACCACAACACAAAAACTAAACATTTTACATACAAAAGCGCCAAAAGTATATGGCTATAAAATCATAAACAGATACCCACACCAGACAGATGCCTATACACAGGGTCTAGAATTTGTAGGTGATACACTGTATGAGAGCAATGGTAGTTATGGCGAGTCTAACCTGAGAAAAGTAGATTACAAAACTGGAAAAGTACTTAAGGAAGAAAAACTAGACAAAGCATACTTTGCCGAAGGGATGACCATTATAGGCGATAATATATACCAGCTTACCTGGAAGGGTAATACTGGCTTTATTTACGACCGTAATACATTTGAGACTACCGGAACTTTTACCTACAATAAAAGTAGAGAAGGCTGGGGGCTTGCAAATGATGGTAAAGTAATTTACAAGTCTGACGGAACTAGTAAAATCTGGACCTTAGACCCTTCTAATCTATCTGAACAATCGTATATAGAGCCTACTGACAATACAAAGGTTACTAGCAAACTCAACGAACTAGAATGGGTAAATGGTAAAATATATGCAAACAATTATCAAGTAGACCTTATCTCTATAATTGACCCTACAACAGGGGCGCTAGAAGGTCTTATTGATTTACGCACGCTCAAAAACGAAGTGCAAAAACTTACAGATCCAGCAAATGAGGTTCTTAATGGTATTGCCTATAAAGCAAACGAGGGGCGCCTTTTTGTAACCGGTAAACACTGGAACACACTTTTTGAAATAGAGATTGTAGAAAAATAG
- a CDS encoding carboxypeptidase-like regulatory domain-containing protein, with translation MKKPIAITIPKPCHEDWAKMTPVQQGKHCAVCNKEVVDFTAFTKDALYKRITKGDHLCGRFRKDQLDTPIYATRDKGRSFAQAAAALLVPMAMFSVAEASGQTTPETIIMGDIAPVELPIKKYDSLGIGTLSRKQNAPQKLITITGTVTDYNGPLAGVTISVEGTSRNYKTDLNGNYSLNVFSGEIITYSYLGFQNREIKVGSQLEINVNFQKEERVLPQIIMGRVSTKSHKQLEKELREKKKNKKQ, from the coding sequence ATGAAAAAGCCTATCGCCATCACCATCCCAAAACCTTGTCACGAAGACTGGGCAAAAATGACACCTGTACAGCAAGGTAAACACTGCGCTGTATGCAATAAAGAAGTTGTAGACTTTACAGCCTTTACTAAGGATGCCCTGTATAAACGCATCACTAAAGGCGATCATCTTTGTGGTCGTTTTAGAAAAGACCAGCTCGATACGCCTATCTATGCAACGCGTGATAAAGGCAGGAGCTTTGCTCAAGCAGCAGCGGCACTGCTTGTCCCTATGGCAATGTTTTCGGTTGCAGAGGCATCTGGACAGACTACACCTGAGACTATAATTATGGGTGATATTGCACCGGTAGAACTTCCTATAAAAAAATATGATAGTTTGGGTATAGGTACGCTTTCGCGAAAGCAAAATGCACCGCAGAAGCTTATTACAATCACTGGTACTGTAACAGACTATAATGGTCCTCTTGCCGGCGTAACCATAAGCGTAGAAGGAACCTCTAGAAATTACAAAACAGATTTAAATGGTAATTATAGTTTAAATGTCTTTTCTGGGGAGATAATAACTTATAGCTATCTAGGTTTTCAAAATCGAGAAATAAAAGTAGGTTCACAACTGGAGATTAATGTAAACTTTCAAAAAGAAGAGCGTGTCCTCCCTCAAATTATTATGGGCAGAGTAAGCACAAAAAGCCACAAGCAGCTAGAAAAAGAACTACGCGAAAAGAAAAAAAACAAGAAGCAATAA